From the Theileria parva strain Muguga chromosome 3 map unlocalized ctg_531, whole genome shotgun sequence genome, one window contains:
- the RPS19A gene encoding 40S ribosomal protein S19-2 has translation METSVDLRKYKLKKADRVVPYRRLNTSLKDCNPDLFVKAFAEHMKLKGYLECPKRLDYAKTSVAKELAPQDPDWFYIRAAAVLRHLYFHPDSGVDRLRKVYSSKKRNGSAPNHTCRASGKILRTIVQQLESIGFLEQDLKKHGRRLSRKGCNTVNAFARQLTREVINRA, from the coding sequence atGGAGACCTCTGTCGATTTAAGGAAATATAAGTTGAAGAAGGCTGATCGCGTTGTTCCTTACAGGAGGTTGAACACCTCTTTGAAGGACTGCAATCCAGACCTTTTCGTTAAAGCTTTTGCTGAGCATATGAAACTCAAGGGATACCTTGAATGTCCTAAACGTCTTGATTACGCAAAAACTAGTGTTGCTAAAGAATTAGCCCCTCAGGACCCTGATTGGTTTTACATTAGGGCCGCTGCTGTTTTGCGTCATCTATATTTCCACCCAGACTCTGGAGTTGACAGGCTTAGAAAGGTTTATAGTAGCAAGAAAAGAAACGGTTCTGCCCCTAATCACACCTGCAGAGCCTCTGGCAAGATTCTAAGGACTATTGTCCAACAACTTGAATCGATTGGTTTCCTTGAACAGGACCTTAAGAAGCATGGCAGACGTCTTTCCCGCAAGGGTTGTAACACTGTTAACGCCTTTGCCCGTCAACTCACTAGAGAAGTCATTAACCGGGCTTAA
- the Gdi2 gene encoding Rab GDP dissociation inhibitor, translated as MDEIYDVCVLGTGLKESILSGLLSQSGKKVLVMDRNPYYGGESASLNLTNLYKYFKRESSPPTSFGVNRDWNVDLIPKFVLAGGKLVKILRATETSQYLEWQVLDGSYVYQHQKGNFLYSEKFIHKVPASDKEALSSPLMGFLEKNRCHNFYKFVFNFNEKDQSTWKNHNPFLESITAYYKHYGLEENTIDFLGHAVALYTNDDYLKLPACEPIKKMKLYMESLMRFGSSPFIYPVYGLGGIPEAFSRKCAIHRGTFMLNKPVKEFKFDEEGKVCGVVTAEGELARCSMVVCDPTYCLELAPEKVKSTGKVIRCICILSNPIPETNNASSCQIIIPQKQLRRKHDVYVTLVSYSHGVTSKGKYVCIISTTVETNDPMAEIMPAMGLIGKVEDHFVNISDIYVPTSKECKDNIFVTESYDATSHFESASNDVLKLWREMTGSEYDLSKVDETIYE; from the exons ATGGACGAAATATACgat GTCTGTGTTCTTGGAACAGGTTTGAAGGAGAGTATATTAAGTGGCCTGCTTTCACAGAGCG GAAAGAAGGTACTTGTAATGGATCGTAACCCATATTACGGGGGAGAATCAGCTTCTTTAAACCTGACTAACCTGTACAAATACTTCAAAAGag aaTCATCGCCTCCAACTTCATTTGGAGTTAATCGAGATTGGAATGTGGACCTAATACCGAAATTTGTTCTAGCGGGAGGGAAATTGGTTAAAATTCTAAGGGCCACAGAAACTTCTCAATACCTGGAATGGCAAGTTCTGGATGGAAGTTACGTGTATCAGCACCAGAAGGGGAATTTTTTGTACAGCGAAAAGTTCATCCACAAGGTCCCGGCATCCGACAAAGAGGCGCTTTCATCACCATTGATGGGGTTTCTTGAAAAAAACAGATGCCATaacttttataaatttgtttttaactttaacgAAAAGGACCAGAGTACGTGGAAGAACCACAATCCATTCCTCGAGTCCATAACTGCATACTACAAACACTATGGACTAGAGGAAAATACAATTGACTTTTTGGGTCATGCAGTAGCGCTTTACACTAACGATGACTACCTAAAACTCCCTGCCTGTGAGCCGATAAAAAAGATGAAGCTTTATATGGAATCTCTAATGAGATTTGGGTCATCTCCCTTCATTTACCCAGTATACGGTCTTGGCGGGATCCCCGAGGCTTTCTCTAGAAAATGTGCAATTCACAGAGGGACTTTTATGCTAAACAAACCAGTTAAAGAGTTCAAATTTGATGAAGAAGGAAAGGTGTGTGGAGTAGTGACAGCTGAAGGAGAACTTGCGAGATGTTCAATGGTAGTGTGTGATCCCACATACTGCCTAGAACTGGCTCCCGAAAAGGTTAAAAGCACAGGGAAAGTAATAAGATGcatttgtatattaagtaaTCCTATTCCAGAGACAAATAACGCATCCTCATGTCAAATTATAATACCTCAGAAACAACTTAGGCGTAAACACG ACGTCTATGTAACTCTGGTTTCATATTCCCACGGGGTCACTAGTAAAGGAAAGTACGTGTGTATCATATCAACAACAGTTGAAACAAATGATCCAATGGCTG AAATAATGCCTGCAATGGGATTGATTGGGAAGGTTGAAGACCATTTCGTCAACATCTCAGACATATACGTACCAACATCAAAAGAATGCAAAGATAAC ATTTTCGTAACAGAGTCTTATGATGCAACCTCACACTTCGAATCTGCATCCAACGATGTTCTTAAGCT GTGGAGAGAAATGACGGGCAGTGAATACGATTTGTCGAAGGTGGAT gaaaCCATCTATGAATAG